The DNA window TATGCCAATTTCTCCAGGGTTACCTAGCTTTTTGGCAACTCTGCCATGCTACAAACTTGCGCAtcattctctttttaataaCATGAATTGATTACACTTCTGCTCTCAAAGGATGTCCCAAACCATTTTGGACATGCTGAACAAAGAATATGTtcaaaaatgcagtatttttgcttttgattgGGGATAGGTGCCAGAGTGATTGCCTTCTTCACAATCAATGGTTGCATTTCATATTAGTGCAGTTTAAAAAAGTACATGATGGGTTTAAAGTGTATACGTAGATCATATCACAGTCAGATTGAGAAGACTGGTGTGGGTTGGCAAATACACGTGCTGGACGTGCTCTACACGAGATCTGCAAACAGGAcacaactggaaagaaaaaacaccaggaAATTAGTTTACTTCATATTTTGAGAGTCTCTACACTTATCGGAGACTTCCCTCCACGTACACAATAACAGAGCACTTTTCCATAATCTCCATATTTAAAACAGGGTATCAAGAGATACATGCAGCTAATTCTTACCCTCACCACAAGTTAAGTTAGCACAGCTAAAACTTACTGTCAAACACATCATCTAAACAGGATGTTCTTTGGAATTAGTTTACgacaaacaattttaaaaataagttttactAGAATAGCAACATAAACATATTAATCCATGATGGTTAAATATATGGAAACCCAAAACTTCCACATATTTGGTAACTCATATCTTAATGGCATTGCAATTACCTGTAACTGGGCAGCACAGCTCTTGCAGCATACTGTGTGGCCGCAGGGACAAAAGgttgaatttatttcttcttcacaaCACACCATACAGAGCATGGACTCCTTTAGCTTCCGCAACTTCTCTTGCAGAGCTTTTGTTTGTTGGCAGCTAAGACCCTCACAGTTGTCACAGTTCATGCTGCTTTCCGAAGACTTAAGGGGGGAACTTGGTGGAGTTTGGTCACTTCTTGAAACAAGATCCACAATGCCAGCATTATACAGAGCTCGCCTTGCATGATCATAAACTTCTTTTGATGTTCTTTTAATGTCAAAGACGTATTTTTTACCAAgattaatgttttcattcaagAATAGAGATGCTAAGTGGCCCTTTAAGTCTCGACTATACTGCATCATGACAGCACTGGTGACAGTGTCACACCTATAAAACAGGACAAGTGCAAACTTGGTTAGTTAATACCGATAGACCTACCCCtacaataattttttcccaaagttGAAGCAACAGCTCTGAAATTAATGCAAATAGAGAAGCTTGATATAATATTTAAGCTCTTGAATGTTGTTTGCATGACAACTCTACTTTGAAATGTGTAAAATGGAAGAGTGACAGTTATTTTACATCTTCAGATTGTGAAGTGTCTGGTAAAATAGAGTCAGCCTATGGAAGGTACTTAAGGCATTATGCTAATATAAACAGCCAGCACTTGCTTAATCCACAGTTCAGCTTGGCAACGCTTCTTTACATGGTAATTTCCAAACACTGCATTAAAGAATTCCAATTAATAGTCTTTGGCATAATGCCTCTTTCTTCAGACAGGCTCTCAAAATTTTTTACCATAGACTCAAGTAATATCTAACCAAATTTCCACTCAGTACTTCACATACTAGTATTATATCATCTGAAGAGAACCAGTGCAAATGCAATGTAGAGAATTAAGCCATTTGTATTTGCCACTGAGTATTTCAGCTACCCTAACCATGCTTGTCACATATTTCAGTGACAGAGTTAAATCTGCAGAAGCCTATGCATATCACTTCTCTAGACaacatgggaaagaaaatacaaacccaGAAGACAAGGACTACAGCCTCACTGGGCCTAAGGTTCAAGATCTAAGCTTATGGCCAAATGCTACTGCCTAGCTAAAATTctgattaaattaaaatcagaaaccGCAAAGGACAGCAGAAGTTACAAGCAGAGACAAAGTTAAAACTATCTAAGAAGTTACATAGTGCTTTAATTGCCTGGAAAAAAGTATGAAGAGTACAAAACAGCAGTGCAAGGGCATATAATTacagagcaaaacaagacaTGCTTAACATCAGGCTCACAAAATAAGCAGTGGTTAGCTGCCGATTAGCTGCAGCATTTATAAAGGCAACTAGTTGATGTTCAGTACTGGATTAGAATGATCTCCTTTGAGAAGTTGGATGTGGAAAGGTCTTTGCCTAGCATGTGCACTTTCCTTTGCTTTAAGTCCAATTCTTCTCTTACAAAGTAATTGAAACCGATATGCGGTAGTTAATTTAGAGAAAACACCACTGTCTTTGACAGTTATTTCTACTGATCAGTGTTGGACCTCACAGCAGGAATGAAagagggtttaaaaaaaatcatccatgAACAAATGAGTATAGCACCCTGAACTCAAAGAACAAAAGCATAAACAAAATGGATAGCTCCTGGCATGGAACAAAATCCTGGGCATGTGAGCAAGGACAGAGGAATTGTaggaaaatttaaatacatggGATGGGAAGGTGGCATACAGACAACTTCTAGCAACTGGAGGACCCAAATAAAGGAGAAACAGGAGTACGTGTGCATGAGCTATACCTACATATTCTGAAAAAGAGGATCTTCTCCTTTGGTCTCTCATCCTCCCTCTTAAGATAGGGACAAAACCCCAGTATGCATTGTTTATGAAGTATCAAAGAACATAGTAAGTTTATATTCTGAAGTGCTGTTATTCATAGTGGAAGACTGAGAAATTTTACTTGCTTGTCTTGTAGTCCCACAccacaaaatggaaaacagcaaaaacctGTTCAGCTTCTGGACTTAAGAGGAAAGTAGATGCTACAAAGACAATGAAATTTTGCAGAGAATTTCTGAAGTGCAGTCAGACTGCTGGCTGCTTAAGCACTTAATTCAAATACtgtggagaacagcagcagttgACTCTAGTGGCAATACTGACCTGTAAAATGCATGCGTCTCTGTAATTGCTCTATAGAGCCCACTTGCTGCTCTTGTACTGATCATCTTAAACAAGAGAACTACACTATTACCAGACTCCTTGGTAACAGTCAGATATACATTCTTCCCAGACTGAGTTGCCATTTGAACAACAGGATAAGCAATCctaaaaatgaatataaaaaagaaaggttatttagtttttaataaGGGCATTTTCCACAAACTACTACGGTGCACTTTTATCAGAAGTTACAATGATCTCCAACTTGTCTGCAATGCTGGATTCAAGATGCCAtctcaaaaatatatataaaaatcaaaaatattaaGGCCAGTTGTAGTCTTGATTACAAGCAGGTGGTGCCCTCAGACCCTACATTCCAATAGCTCCTTTTAGTAATTCATAGAGCAGTTCTGTGTATTTATGTAAAAACTAGAGGCATGCtcagtacttctgaaaataGTTCTACAAAATACATACCTGTTGATAGGACTGAAGTCATCTTTACAGATGGATATGCCTTCAGGTCCAACACCAATAAGGAGTTTTTGCCCTTCACTATCTCTCACTGAGTGCCACTCTACCCCATAGTTCTCCAGTGTCGTAACAATCTGTAGAACTTGGTATTCAGCAGAAGCTTGGCTTAGGCCTTCTAGGTCCTTGTGCTTTGCAACAATGCTGTTGATAAAAAGATTAAGGATAGGTGAAATAACTCAAGTATGTGCTGTTACTGGCAGCAGCTCATTTTAACATGGGTTATCAGATGACCTAGTTAAACAGATTATTAAATGCTCCTGACCTGCTTTATCTGGTTATAGATTTCCAGTAATCATTAAATGGAAAGAACTGCGAAGTACCAAAACACCCTGAGAGTGTTCATGAAACAATACCATGCATTTgcttagaaattaaaaagcaacatgTAAATCAAAGCTTTCCAACCCCCCCCAACATATTTTCCTGAACAACTACTAAGTTAATaactaaaaaacaaaatctacaGAAAAGCATGACAAAGTTGCTTGATATTCAGGATTTGAGCTTACGAAGGTGTTTTGGGAATCCTGTTTACTTCTCAGTGTAAGGGTACTAAGCCAGATAAATTCTTGTTACTTTCTTTCAGAAGTGTAGGTTGACGACATACTTGCAATTTGATTACTTTGCTCCAAGTATTTAGATACCTATATTTCCCCAAGTACTAGAGTTCAACGGCTTTTGCTTATCACAAAAATATACTCATAATTGAGcttaaaaatgaactgaagTCAGAACATTAGTTAAACATTCAGGTTGTATTTTGATCTCCAAAACTatctaaattattaatttttattttttttaacaagatacACTGTAGCATCAGCAATTAAGGGCATAATAAAATCTTATGCTTTTGGTGTCCAAAAAGGAGGTTATATCATTGTGCTCTTTTTACCTCTCCAAAATGGTAGTGGTGAGCTCTTTTGCACACAACTCTTCATAATTGTACTTGGCAGTGTTCTGGTTATAATCTCCAAACTTCATCTGTGCCAACAATGCACTAAGTTCAATTGCATGCTCTGAAGAACACTGAAGATTACCAGCAAGAAGATCTTCTTTTATATGCAAGAAAAACATATGCCTGCAATGGAATCAACAATATTTGCTTATACAAGATGTTAAAAGACATCTGTAATCAAGTATCAAATAACATTTCAGATGTTTGGTAGCCGTCTGGTAATCAAGAATTTGCAATGAATATACCAAGTAGAGAAAGTCTggcaaaagggaaggaaaaaggcttCTATCTTTTTATTCACTTACATTTAAAGATGAGGCTACAACTGAAGACAGAATCTAAAAGCACTATTAAAAGAATGAGCACTTTAATATCATAATCTTAAGAATAAAAACTGCTTTAACTCTTAAGGCCACTTAGTTGCTAAATTGAAATTAGCATATCAATGAAATATATTTGGATTAGTTTCCTATGTTTAAATTTCTTCGGTTGCCCATTTACAAATTAtcctgcatttcagaaaagcaaatttgtgAAGAGCAGCCCAAAGGAGCATACACACATCTATCATGCAACAGAAGCCACACTTTCTCTACACAGCTGAAATGCTTCTGCCACCAGTCAAAGGGAAGGTGGTGCTTTTGCCAGTGACATGATTGACAGAATAActtgaaacatctgaaaaggCACTGtggaataaaatacaaaaacatctAAAGTATTTGTCAGACCAACCTTTACACTTGGGATCAAGGCAGGTTTGACAGCTAGCTGGAAAATTCACAAAGCTGCTCTTAATTATCTAACAGGTCAGTTAGACAAATCAAAATTTCCATCAACGCTAACAGCAGCCTCCTAATTTCCCCTGTAGTCTAACTTAATTTCTATAAATCCATCCTTATCTCCCCTCAGGGAAGACAAAAAACTTTCTTAGCATTTGTTCTTAAGATTCAACATATTTACGGAAACCAGATGCAGAAGTAATTACatatcactggaaaaaaatctcaataaaTGAAGCCTATACCCACCAGGATATGTCTTAGCTTCCACAGTAATAGgacatttacattttactttttctaaaattaagtGTAATCTTCTTTTAAGAAACTATATTGAATCATTCATCACTGAAGTTGAAGATGCTAGTAAGTGATTAgctttccttccagcagcaaTTTTGGATAATATCTCAGATATATCCTGTTATAGCACCCTATAATTCAATGTACAACAGAACAAATAGGGCTAATTTTTCACCGCTATGAGCAATTacaaaatttgcaaaatttgttttcattcttagCTCTACTATGGTAAATGCTGCAGCTAAGAAAATACTGGGCCAAAAGACTCCCCAAATCCAGAACTTTTgcaatcagggaaaaaaaataggtattaAATTATCCCATAAGCTGCCCTACAAtccatttcatagaatcatagaacagtttggaagggacctcaaagatcatctagttccaatgcTCCTGccctagttccaacccccctgccatgggggtTCCTGCAGCAAGTAacagctccagcacctccctTTGCATTGAAAGCAATTTGAGGCATGCTAGAGCTTCATGACAGTTGTGATGCAAGTGCTAAATTGCATCACTCTGATGTCTAGACATCTGTCTATACTTCAGCAGTTCTAGTGGGGGGTCTGGTCCTCACTCTGTAAAGGATACAAATTTAGGTGGCAAGAGGACCAGAACTTCAGACAGTACTCTCCACCATTAGCAGGTTATTCCTTGTTTAGGCTTTTTTTTGGAGCAAGTTCCAAACCTCTGCTCCCATCCCCTTCTCCTACCTTGCTAATTCATAACCTTTGGCTTGGGTCACACAAAAGCCTgtggcttttaaaatgcattgtaCACATGTACATTGTACACATTCCTTTTGGGGCTCAGTCCATAAatctagaaaaaacatttgatgAATTACTAAAACACTATGGCTGAAATACATTCAAATAGTAGGCATTTCCCTAATTCCAATCATTATTATGTAAAATAAGTGGCTTTTCATGCCCTTCTGATCCTCTGTTAGTACCAGAACAGGTTTTCCAGTCATTATAATTATGTACTAATTACACAtacagtatttcaaagaaatatctgacaattttcttctgattagCTGACACATTTACAACTACCACGCCTAAATGCTTTAGTTTATTTAATGCATACGACAGCACTGACTACATAGGGAAAAGTCAGTCTTCTCCCCTTGCTGAGAAGACCTTATTGACATCAAGAGaggagctgaaaaacaaaagattgcTCCTACAAATACAGATGCATTACAGAAACAACTACAGCACAGGCATGGCATGTCACATTACATTACTAAAAAGCCAAGTAATGGCATAGGTAGATAAACAAGTTTAAGGTACAATGTTAAACAGCATCACATCAGCTGATGTGCAGTAACTTCCCATAACTGAGTCCTAACACATAAGGAAAAACACAGAGTAAGCtactttgtgtttttctgataaAGGGGACAAAGGTACGGCATGTAAGGGACAGTTATTGCAAAGTAACTAAAGCTATGCAAGTTCATGTCTTGGCTTCCACTATAGTAAGCTATTTTGCCAAGCCAGAGAACACAGATAAAACCACCTGTATTTAACAGTCCATCTCACAAAATCATTGGTTTGCATGTAAAAAACCCATTGCTGGCCCAAGCCCATTGCCTAAACTGCACCCATAATACACTGGAAACTAGTTAACATAGAGCATACCAGTGAAATCAGTTTTTGAATGGCAATGAATGACTTCATATTGATCCCCTATAGCAGCTACCCTGAACCAAAGTTCAAGCAGCAAATTCACTGTTGTGCAAATTCTGAGTTGCCCATTCAGCCAACAATTGCACTTCTCCAAAGTGATATTAATATCCATTTCAAAAATCATTCCCCTTCAAGGTTCAAAACATGACACTAGCCAGAATCTAAttataaaagcagatttttcttttcacacaaaattgaaaaaagtcttttaatccttaaacaaaaaggcaaaaaacccatATGCTTTTACTGCTGAACACAGTCAAGCAAAACTAAAGCATTAGGAGCCTTGAAGCAGTTCCTTATCTAATTATGGCAAAGTCTAAAGGACTCAACAGATTGTCTGTAGAAAACCTGGTCATATTACAGATTCTATTAGTTACCAGAAAGTATTTATGTAAGTTTTTGTAAATTAGATTGTGACCCAATTACTTAATAGCACTCAATCCACTGTCCCTCTCCTCTCTAGGAATCTCTagatacaatgaaaaaaactgtTAAAGCTTTTCCCACCTCTAAAGATACTTAGGTTGTGCAGTAAAAGGGTACTCAGTTTTTCAAGGAATTTATTTCAATGTTAGTATTTTATgcttaatggatttttttaccTAGCAACTGAACTGTTTATAATTGAAGTCCTCTAAAGGTTAGATTTCCAACATTGCTGGTAGAATGTCTTAGTTTGATCACCATATAAGAAACTAATTGTTTTCGTTCCTGCATAATTCACCACTTCAGTTACACATGACACATTAATATTACCTGTTACAAATTTGAGAAGTAACTCAAGTCAGATAAAAGGTATGTTTCCTATCCCCCTCCCCCAATATTCTCTTAGCACATTCTGCAGCTTTTTACTACTCTTGCCAaagttccattttatttttaaatcctcatAGAAAACAAGCCTTCACAACCCTGAACTTTACCAATCAATTGTTGTGGCTCCTAGTCATCTTAACATCTGCCAGACTTGTTGGGACATTGAACAACTAGCGGCAGCTTTAACAACAAACAGACCTTTCCATTGCACTTGTAGCCCGAGTTCTACACATGACAACATTAGTACAAAAAACAGTCTATAACCTAAACCAGCACTAGttcccccccaaaacctcatGCTAGCTAGATATTCCTATATATTCAATTATAGAACATTTCCTTTGAGTTTGTAGTTCAAATTAGTACATGGAAATACTGATTAGAGTACAAAGCATCAAGTTTACCAAAGCTATGCTTCATTAGCCACTGCccaggaagaatttcttcttttccaaaggaagaaaaaacagtttgagaATTAGAAAAGGATCACATGCTTCTTCAAGCACTAGTTACATTGGTGattttatatattcattttgtATCCTTATTTTTGCCCCAGATCTTTTCATATAATTTAAGTTCTACGTGCATATTAAAACACTCAGTAAAATCAAATGTACAGTGTATTTTAGTTGCACATAAATAATTTGATACAAATACTGTAGAAAGGGGAATTTGCAAGGAGATTTCAGTAGATggcccatttaaaaaaaaccccacagctatCAAACCAAAGTCACAATCCTAGATATCACATCAATTGCTTTTTGCCTCCCTCTGAAGTGATTTATGCAGGCTGACTATACTGAACACCACTTCCAGAAACAGAgttggaagacagggacagagagcagaataaaCCCCCCATAATCTAGGAGAAAGCAGTTAACAACCTGCTATAccacctggacactcacaagcctatggggccagatgggatccacccaagagggagctggcagaggaacTTAAgaagccactctccatcatttatcaacagtcctggttaacaggggaggtcccagatgactggaggcttgccaatgtgacacccatctacaggaagggctggaaggagaatctggggaactacaggcctgtcagcctgacctcagtactggggaagattatggagcagtTCATCTTGAGCGTGCTCACCAAGCATATGCAGGAAAACCaaggatcaggcccagccagcacaggCCTActccatgcaatgctacaggcttggggcagagtggctggaaagctgcctggaggaaaaggacctgggggtgctggttgacagatggctgaacatgagccagcagtgtgcccaggtggccacaaccaacagcatcctggcttgtatcaggaatattgtggccagcaggagtaaggatgtgattgtgcccctgtactcagctctggtaAGGCCACACCTCAAACACTCTgtcagttttgggccccttgCTACAAGAAGGGCATTGAGGTGATGGAGTGtatccagagaagggcaatgaagctggtgaagggtctagagcacgGGTCTTacgaggagtggctgagggaagtGGGGTTCtctagcctggagaagagaaggctgaggggagaccttagtgctctctacaactacctcaaagcAAGTTGTAgtcaggtgggtgttggtctcttctcccaagtaactagcaaaaggacaacaggaaatggtctcaagttgtgtcaggggaggtttagattggggattaggaaaaatttcttcaccaaaaaagtGGTCAGgtattggaacaggctgcccagagaggtggtggagtcaccatccctggaggtgttcaaaaaaatgtgtagacatggcactttcaggacatggtttagtagacatggtggtgttgggttgacagttggcCTTGATGATCTTAAACATCTTTtgcaaccttaaagattctatgattctatttcaCTACAATGGAATTCCTACAGGAGGCAAATCACCTAGTTACTGTTCATACAACTGAATTGGCAGTAACAGCCCCACAAAATAAGCACTATGAAAAAGTATATACATAATACAAGATTAATTTCTCTTAACTCATTGAAGATAATTATGTGCATTAGGATTCAAAGTTCTGCACTGCAGACTACTTCaatcaaggaaaggaaaacaggacaaataaaacttttaatgtAGTCTTTAGACTTCTAAGTTCTATGCTTATCTGTGGAAAAAGTGACAAACCCTAATCCTTTACCAATTAAAGTATCTGCATATGACTAATGATTCCTAAACTAGAAATACAGCCAAAAGAACCCAGTCTCTTGCCAGACTACTGGTGGGAACCTTAACATACATCCCAAGGAACTGTCCCTTCTCTGGGGTATGACACTCCTTACCACATGGTAAGGCTCTTTCCTGCTGCTAAGTAACTTTCCCACTCTGTAGTCTGAAGGCATCAAAATTAAGAGGCATAATTGTTCtcctgaaaaatatattgataaAGATCTCTTAGCAATAGaatataattgtttttaaaagcagacataAGGGCActccaaatgaaaaaacaaaaccatgcacAGTTACAATTATGTCCCTCAGTATCTTTGTTCTTATTTGCTCTCAGCAGAGTGGGGGAAAGGTTACCAACTGCAATTCACATCTGATTTAGACAAACAGGCCCATTAAACTCACCCTGGTGTCTATTACAGCAAACTTTTATTGCATTGTAACATACCATGACACTGCTGCACTGGCTAGCTAATGCTATGAGATAACAggatgtttttcttattttctaccTACTACATGTATATAACTGCTTACAATAATTTACAAGCTAGTTCTTCGTTTTAACTAATTCATCAATACAACAAAAGCAATGTCCTTTGTAAGTATAATTCAAATACTGGGAATTACCACACAACTTTGAACAGCTTCCAAAACAATAATTACCTATCTCAAGGCTGgcaaaatacagctattttGATTGCATCGTGAGATTGTGTGGCTCATTAGAATCTGATATTTTATATTGTCATGGCTTACATATCAATGTTTGGTTTTCAGTCATATTACACAAGACAAATAACTTTCCCATTTTGAAGTACATCTGGGTAAATCTTACATTGCTCAAAAAACTAttcacttcaaaattatttccacttGTGCAATCACTGCAACGTTGACTTCATCCTGCCAGACTTAAATGTCTCCTGGACGACCGTTTGGCAGCACAGTTTGCCTGTTGTGCGTCCCGGCGAACACAATCATTGTTAAGGTGCATATAAGTTTCGATATTTCTCCGCTACACGTCTCACAAAGCAAGCTTTTAGCCAGAGCAGAAGTTGTTTCTGCCCCGAGACAGAGGTGCGGGCCAATGAGGAGTTGAGCTCCTCGGCCTGCTGGGCCGTTCCCCAGCGCCGCAGCCGCCGATTCGCCCGACCCGCCGAGTAGCAGCTGTGAGCCGAGGTTACTCCCAGTCAACGACCTGGAGTTACACCGTGCCGCCTCTCCCCGCCCGCAGCCCGCGGGGCAAGCGCCAGAGCCGCACCCCGCTACCGCGAACGccgcaggcagcgcaggcagcgcaggcagcgcaggcagcgcaggcagcgcaggcagcgcaggcagcgcaggcagcgcaggcagcgcaggcagcgcaggcagcgcagCTCCTCCCGGCCTGCCGGGATCACTTCCCCGTCCAAAAGTCTCCTAAAAATTCTGGTTAGTGCAGTAGAACCGTTTCTCCAAGTCCGAGCTCCTCAGGAATCCAAATGCGTACGAATTCGATAAAAGAAACACCCATAAATCATTCTGACAAAACctcgcctttttttttttactaactgTTGCATTACCTatcaaaaaaatacagtgaaaacgAACATGGCATAAGCCAGAGCTTATGATCTACATCTTGGACTATCCCATGTATCTTTAAGCAAAAAGACAGCAGTTCTTTTCAAGCCAATGcgattttccattaaaaaaaatgtatagttATTCAACCTCCTCTATACAAGCACACTGTTCACATTTCAGACTTGTTTGTAAAACTCTAGTTGACAGCAGCAGATTAAATTTGAATAGCATTCTTGCACTGAACCACTTTCATTCCACTGAAAACAATTCTAAACTACAAAATCCTGTGGGGAAATTCAGTACCagtcaaataaaaattagaaattgaGATACAAAGAACAATAGAAATAAACCACTTTAACCctgtaaaaggaaataaagtgtAGTAAGAAGGGGGGTTTGCATGCAATTCTCCCATTCACAAAGTGCTTAGTGAAGGTGGTTTGTTGCCATAGTGGTCAAAGGAACAATTATAACCTGCACTGCATTTGCACTCAGTAGCAAGAAGGCACCCTCGCATAAGAAGATTAAAATGCACGAGGTTGCAATCTTCCACTGGATTGCACAATGAgtaaaaaaccagcagaagcAGAGGTTGATGTTCAATTGCCAGATCGGCTTTTCACACAGCATGTAGAAACCTGAACATTAAATTGCTACAGATGTACACCttggttttaaatttaagtGCAAGAGACAAGTATCTCTAATGAAGCAGTACAACTGGGGTTGACAAAGCTTCCAAACTATATAGAAAAAACCTGGTAACAACTCAGTCACAACATTCCCTATTACCATCATGATGAAGCATATCAACAAAGTTTAGAATTACTCACAGCTTCCCAGATTTCAAAAGCAGTCTCAACATGCATCCAATTTATATGTAAAAACAGCATCAGGGGCAGCAAGTAAGACTGGGAGGCTTCCTCAGCACTACAACTCTGCCAGAAACACCCTATACATCAGTTGTGGACATAACTGCTAAAGGAAACCAAGGGTACCCATCACTATTTCTTCATCGACCAGCACATTGACTTTGCAAGTAAAGGTAAGAAACAAGGTGTCAGCTGCAACTGTACAGCTAATCCTTGCAATTCCATGATACACCTATTGGTTTAAAGTTCAGTGACAGGTTTAAcaagtttcttgttttctccttgaTACCCCATGTGCTTATGTGCAAGCTAAGTATGAATGCACAGCTATATGTGTATGTAAATCCTCAAGCAGGcctgaacataaaaaaaaaagagttgatcACTGAAACTCAGTGTCAGCACTACAGAAATATACATTAACCACAAGCACTACTGAATTCTAGATCTGCGACATATAGACCATTGGGCGCACACAACTAAAAGGCAGctattgcaaattattttacaacttgtatttatttttggtgaCAACACTAAAAATACTTGGGATGTAGACTGAATAGCTTAGCTGAAGCCTCAGGACTATTCATGTTTGCAAGACAGAGTGACATTAAATACTAGTTTCAGTGCCTGTTGCTCTCTAAAACGGTAAGTAATTATTTCCAGAACAGAATTTTAATCATCTCTTCTGATGATTGACCCtcagttcattttaaaattgtttgttaaaaatattagttttaGAACACTCTTAATTGATACATAAAAGAAAGCATGTCCCAACTGCAACCTTTTCAAGTCATCTTTATAGTGGAGAAGTACTTGCTACTTTGATGTATGTATACAAGCTCTGTTACATTCTAGTTACACAACCTGTCTTTTAGGCCCTTGGGGTATGTTTCACCAGTGCAAGCTCTTTATTAACTTGCACTCGCATAACCTGCCAAGTCTTGCATTGACTGTGTTGGAGGCAGCAACACAGGTGCTTGCAGAAACCTTGTGAAGTTGAACATTCATTAAGGATAGCATGAAACTGCCAATCATATCAGCTTTAGGTTTCCTC is part of the Balearica regulorum gibbericeps isolate bBalReg1 chromosome 2, bBalReg1.pri, whole genome shotgun sequence genome and encodes:
- the MYLIP gene encoding E3 ubiquitin-protein ligase MYLIP isoform X2; protein product: MDGLAPYRFKLRVKFFVEPHLILQEQTRHMFFLHIKEDLLAGNLQCSSEHAIELSALLAQMKFGDYNQNTAKYNYEELCAKELTTTILESIVAKHKDLEGLSQASAEYQVLQIVTTLENYGVEWHSVRDSEGQKLLIGVGPEGISICKDDFSPINRIAYPVVQMATQSGKNVYLTVTKESGNSVVLLFKMISTRAASGLYRAITETHAFYRCDTVTSAVMMQYSRDLKGHLASLFLNENINLGKKYVFDIKRTSKEVYDHARRALYNAGIVDLVSRSDQTPPSSPLKSSESSMNCDNCEGLSCQQTKALQEKLRKLKESMLCMVCCEEEINSTFCPCGHTVCCKSCAAQLQLCPVCRSRVEHVQHVYLPTHTSLLNLTVI
- the MYLIP gene encoding E3 ubiquitin-protein ligase MYLIP isoform X1, which codes for MLCYVTRPDAVVMEVEVEAKANGEDCLNQVCRRLGIIEVDYFGLQFTGSKGENLWLNLRNRISQQMDGLAPYRFKLRVKFFVEPHLILQEQTRHMFFLHIKEDLLAGNLQCSSEHAIELSALLAQMKFGDYNQNTAKYNYEELCAKELTTTILESIVAKHKDLEGLSQASAEYQVLQIVTTLENYGVEWHSVRDSEGQKLLIGVGPEGISICKDDFSPINRIAYPVVQMATQSGKNVYLTVTKESGNSVVLLFKMISTRAASGLYRAITETHAFYRCDTVTSAVMMQYSRDLKGHLASLFLNENINLGKKYVFDIKRTSKEVYDHARRALYNAGIVDLVSRSDQTPPSSPLKSSESSMNCDNCEGLSCQQTKALQEKLRKLKESMLCMVCCEEEINSTFCPCGHTVCCKSCAAQLQLCPVCRSRVEHVQHVYLPTHTSLLNLTVI